AAGAGATACAACATGTCTCTCAGGTAAAAAGACAGTACTTTTGCTGGAAGATGGAACACCTTTAGCACTTGCTGAAGCAATGAATACTTCTAATGGAGCTGTATGGACTTTACTCAGAGGATTATGGACATAAAACCTAAAATTATAATATGAGGAAATTGCTGTGGTAATGGATGCATTACAAAAAAAGAGTATTATTAATGTATATGCTAAACATGAGGGCGATACAGGTTCTCCAGAGGTACAGGTTGCATTATTAACTGCTCGTATAGAAGTTCTTACAGAGCATTTTAAGTTACACAAAAAAGATTTTCATTCTCGTCAAGGGTTATTAAAACTTGTAAGTCGTCGTCGAAAGTTACTTAGCTACCTAAAAAGTAGAAATATTCAATCTTATCGTGATGTTATTGCAAAACTTGGCTTGCGGAAATAATAATTGTTTTATTGGGGGAGAATTCCCCCTTTTTATTATATTTATATTATAATCTATAAATTTTATAGATTATAATTAGTAGTATAAATTTTAGATATAGTAAGAAAGGTTACATAATTCACCAAGTTGTTAATGAGTAATTTTATAAAATTATTATTTTGACTTACGGTTATTATAGTACTTTTTTGACATAAAAAGGAAATGTATGAGCTTTAGAAAACCCCCCATTCGTTTAGCTACTCAAGTTGGTGGTAAAGAAATTATTTTTGAAACTGGTTATATGGCTACACAGGCAAATGGTTCTCTTACAGTTCAATGTGGTGGTACCATTGTTCTTGTAACAGTTTGTTCTCAACCCCTTGAGTCTGACAAGGGTTTTTTCCCCCTTACTGTGGAATACTCAGAAAAGATGTATGCTGCAGGAAGAATCCCTGGAAGCTTTTTTAGACGAGAAATAGGACGTCCTAGTGAACGTGAAACACTTATTTCTCGACTAATTGATCGTCCTATTCGTCCAATGTTTCCTAAAGGCTTAGCAGAAGATGTCCAAATTTTGGCTAATGTAATTTCTTCAGATCAAGAAAATGAATCTGATATTTTAGCAGTAACAGGGGCATCAGCAGCTGTAATGCTTTCTTCTTTACCTTTTGAGTGTGCTATAGCAGCTGGGCGTATTGGACGTTTAAATGGTCAGTTTGTATTAAATCCTACAATTAATGAAATAGAATTAAGTGATTTAAATATTGTTTTTGCTGCGTCTTCAGAGGCTGTTGTAATGGTTGAAGGTGAAGCAAATGTTGTTGAAGAGGAAATCATTATTGAGGCTCTTGAATGGGGTCATAAAGAAATTCAGCCAATCATAACCCTCCAAAATAAAATCCAAGAACTTGCTGGACGAAATAAAATACCATTTGTTCCTGTTGAAGAGAATATAGTTTTTTCTAAAAAAGTAGAAGAATTAGCGGATAAATTTGGTATAGTAGAAGCTATGCAAGTTAAAGAAAAGCAATTTCGTAAAGAAGCTCGTAAAGCTGTTAAGGAAAAAGTGTTAGCTATATTAAAAGAAGATCCTCTTTATGCTGAACATAGTGATATACTTAATACAGTAAGTGAAATTATTGGAAATTTAGAAAAGAAGATTGTTCGTCAAAGAATAGTAAAAGAAAATTTACGTATTGATGGACGTGATACAATAACAGTGCGTCCTATAGCAATTGAGGTAGGTTTACTTCCACGTACGCATGGTTCAGCCCTCTTTACTCGTGGTGAAACACAGTCATTATGTATTACAACATTAGGAAGTTCAACAGATAATCAG
The sequence above is drawn from the Lawsonia intracellularis PHE/MN1-00 genome and encodes:
- the rpsO gene encoding 30S ribosomal protein S15 yields the protein MVMDALQKKSIINVYAKHEGDTGSPEVQVALLTARIEVLTEHFKLHKKDFHSRQGLLKLVSRRRKLLSYLKSRNIQSYRDVIAKLGLRK
- the pnp gene encoding polyribonucleotide nucleotidyltransferase, coding for MSFRKPPIRLATQVGGKEIIFETGYMATQANGSLTVQCGGTIVLVTVCSQPLESDKGFFPLTVEYSEKMYAAGRIPGSFFRREIGRPSERETLISRLIDRPIRPMFPKGLAEDVQILANVISSDQENESDILAVTGASAAVMLSSLPFECAIAAGRIGRLNGQFVLNPTINEIELSDLNIVFAASSEAVVMVEGEANVVEEEIIIEALEWGHKEIQPIITLQNKIQELAGRNKIPFVPVEENIVFSKKVEELADKFGIVEAMQVKEKQFRKEARKAVKEKVLAILKEDPLYAEHSDILNTVSEIIGNLEKKIVRQRIVKENLRIDGRDTITVRPIAIEVGLLPRTHGSALFTRGETQSLCITTLGSSTDNQRVDSLAGDTVKNFMLHYNFPPFSVGEVKPVRVSRREIGHGALAEKALKYILPSQNTFPFTVRIVAETLESNGSSSMAAICGGCLSLMDAGVPISAPVAGVAMGLIKEDDQFIVLTDIIGDEDAFGDMDFKIAGTTKGITAVQMDIKITGLTTDVMRKAMEQAREARIHILSEMAKALDVPRSNLSQYAPQHAELVVNPDAIRMIIGPGGKNIKQITTVTGAAIDINDSGKISIFAPTSEAMEQAKQMILYYDQRPELGKNYKGKVRKILEIGAILEIMPNVEAFVHISQLAVEHIAQVTDVVQLGEDMIIKVIEITGDRVRASRKAVLLEEEGITWTPEESSRFSKGNRNGDRSRHNNRERTRRT